Proteins from one Streptomyces sp. NBC_00289 genomic window:
- a CDS encoding nuclease-related domain-containing protein, with protein sequence MSGLRVIPTWRHGQERLYVCLRDGRNIAWYDREAARVNLLSEDRRDDVLEALGPFLTGPVAVGPPAVPTPAELARLSLHPDDDLAPNRPGEALQVSLDRDPGPQRRLRPDPRRRALAAEQAVGESLDRLDGVGWHALHSVPLPGGDRVHHLVIGPGGLFAIHTLYARKARVTVADPVVTLGRRDSSPLLRRVRADADRASYALTAEVHPVLVLVDPADLAIITPLRDVRVLADTEIEGLAKLGGILKPADVQALHATARDRQTWVRV encoded by the coding sequence ATGAGCGGACTGCGCGTCATACCGACCTGGCGACACGGCCAGGAACGGCTGTACGTCTGCCTCAGGGACGGCAGGAACATCGCCTGGTACGACCGTGAGGCCGCCCGGGTCAACCTGCTGAGCGAGGACCGGAGAGACGACGTCCTCGAAGCCCTGGGGCCCTTCCTGACGGGCCCGGTAGCGGTGGGCCCGCCCGCGGTCCCGACCCCGGCCGAGCTGGCCCGTCTCTCCCTCCACCCGGACGACGACCTCGCGCCCAACCGCCCCGGCGAGGCGCTCCAGGTCTCGCTGGACCGGGACCCGGGCCCGCAGCGCCGTCTGCGGCCCGACCCGCGCCGCCGGGCCCTGGCCGCGGAACAGGCGGTGGGGGAGTCGCTGGACCGCCTCGACGGCGTCGGCTGGCACGCCCTGCACTCGGTCCCGCTCCCCGGCGGGGACCGGGTCCACCACCTGGTGATCGGTCCCGGCGGCCTCTTCGCGATCCACACGCTGTACGCCCGCAAGGCCCGGGTGACGGTCGCCGACCCGGTGGTCACGCTGGGCCGCCGCGACTCGAGCCCGCTCCTGCGCCGCGTCCGCGCCGACGCGGACCGGGCCTCCTACGCGCTGACGGCCGAGGTTCACCCGGTCCTCGTCCTCGTGGACCCCGCGGACCTCGCGATCATCACCCCGCTCCGAGACGTCCGCGTCCTGGCCGACACGGAGATCGAGGGCCTCGCCAAGCTGGGCGGCATCCTCAAGCCGGCAGACGTGCAGGCCCTCCACGCAACGGCCAGGGACCGGCAGACGTGGGTACGGGTGTGA
- a CDS encoding Ku protein translates to MLHVRSIWNGAISFGLVSIPIKLVNATESHSISFRQIHLEDGGRVRYRKVCELEDREISGSEIGKGYEDADGTIIPITDDDLAHLPLPTAKTIEIVAFVPADRIDPLQMDTAYYLAVGGAPAAKPYTLLREALKRSNKVAIAKFALRGRERLGMLRVVEDAIALHGLLWPDEVRTPQGVAPDTKVKVNDKELDLADALMDTLGEIDLDELHDEYREALEEVVAAKAAGESPPEAPEPPEGGKVLDLMAALEKSVQAAKQSRGGGKGEAEEHAEVRKLPQRKSARAAPKQTSGRKTAEGTKKKTAAKTTSAASTKSTAKKKPRKHPA, encoded by the coding sequence GTGCTGCACGTGCGATCCATCTGGAACGGTGCCATCTCGTTCGGCCTGGTCAGCATCCCGATCAAGCTGGTGAACGCCACCGAGAGCCACTCGATCTCCTTCCGCCAGATCCACCTGGAGGACGGCGGCCGCGTCCGCTATCGCAAGGTCTGCGAGCTGGAGGACCGGGAGATCAGCGGATCGGAGATCGGCAAGGGCTACGAGGACGCGGACGGCACGATCATCCCGATCACGGACGACGACCTGGCGCACCTGCCCCTCCCGACGGCGAAGACGATCGAGATCGTCGCGTTCGTGCCGGCCGACCGGATCGACCCGTTGCAGATGGACACCGCCTACTACCTCGCGGTGGGCGGCGCTCCGGCCGCGAAGCCGTACACCCTGCTGCGGGAGGCACTCAAGCGCAGCAACAAGGTGGCCATCGCGAAGTTCGCGCTTCGCGGACGGGAGCGCCTCGGCATGCTCCGGGTGGTGGAGGACGCCATCGCCCTGCACGGGCTGCTCTGGCCGGACGAGGTCCGCACCCCGCAGGGCGTCGCCCCCGACACGAAGGTCAAGGTCAACGACAAGGAACTCGACCTCGCGGACGCCCTGATGGACACCCTTGGGGAGATCGACCTCGACGAGCTGCACGACGAGTACCGCGAGGCCCTGGAGGAGGTCGTCGCCGCGAAGGCGGCCGGTGAGAGCCCGCCGGAGGCCCCGGAACCGCCGGAGGGCGGGAAGGTCCTCGACCTGATGGCGGCCCTGGAGAAGAGCGTGCAGGCGGCGAAGCAGTCGCGGGGCGGAGGGAAGGGCGAGGCGGAGGAACACGCCGAGGTCAGGAAGCTTCCGCAGCGGAAGTCGGCGCGGGCGGCGCCGAAACAGACGTCCGGGAGGAAGACGGCGGAGGGTACGAAGAAGAAGACGGCCGCGAAGACCACGTCCGCCGCCTCCACCAAGAGCACGGCGAAGAAGAAGCCACGCAAGCACCCGGCCTGA
- a CDS encoding dual specificity protein phosphatase family protein: MRTRRKQSDVPAPDSPWSEIVPGLWMGGHEFKGPPGQLEFAVVRDQFDLVLTLLRLPGHGPDPGVEHHVWPIPDGPLDGTQLAGVMRLAQAACDALDDGRKVLVRCYHGYNRSGLVVAHALVRLGHSSDEAIRLIRTRRSPWALHNELFVEYLQTGLPTARLLEELTE, encoded by the coding sequence TTGCGGACGCGCAGGAAGCAATCCGACGTACCGGCTCCGGACAGCCCATGGAGCGAGATCGTGCCCGGACTGTGGATGGGCGGGCACGAGTTCAAGGGGCCGCCCGGGCAGCTCGAGTTCGCGGTCGTGCGGGACCAGTTCGATCTCGTGCTGACCCTCCTGAGACTGCCGGGGCACGGGCCCGACCCGGGCGTCGAACACCATGTGTGGCCGATTCCGGACGGACCGCTGGACGGGACGCAGCTCGCGGGCGTGATGCGGCTGGCGCAGGCCGCCTGCGACGCGCTGGACGACGGCCGCAAGGTCCTCGTGCGCTGTTACCACGGGTACAACCGGTCCGGCCTGGTCGTCGCGCACGCGCTCGTACGCCTGGGGCACTCCAGCGACGAGGCGATCCGGCTGATCCGGACCCGCCGCTCCCCATGGGCGCTGCACAACGAACTCTTCGTCGAGTACCTCCAGACGGGGCTGCCGACGGCCCGGCTCCTCGAGGAGCTCACCGAGTAG
- a CDS encoding peptidoglycan-binding protein, with the protein MRLLRPVIAPILAIALAGGAGAAMAAPSSSDGTEYKITLEMSECGLMAVGVTGTCIRSLQTWLNIADGANLTVDAIFGVKTKRAVIHFQRRFGLRPDGAFGDNSRNALKGWYYDMIQNSVPTPRPGAPASVPLDKGRAEEGLNSGMGYTVVTAIACGGVGVLAGFLTTPAGGFGAGLACDILLDD; encoded by the coding sequence ATGCGCTTGTTGCGCCCGGTGATAGCTCCGATCCTCGCCATCGCACTGGCCGGAGGCGCAGGTGCCGCTATGGCTGCGCCGTCTTCGTCCGACGGCACCGAATACAAGATCACCCTCGAGATGAGCGAATGCGGTCTCATGGCAGTGGGGGTGACCGGCACCTGCATACGCAGCCTGCAGACGTGGCTGAACATCGCCGACGGCGCGAACCTCACTGTCGACGCGATCTTCGGAGTGAAGACGAAGCGGGCCGTCATCCACTTCCAGAGGCGTTTCGGGCTGAGGCCCGACGGCGCATTCGGCGACAACAGCCGCAACGCCCTCAAGGGCTGGTACTACGACATGATCCAGAACAGCGTGCCCACGCCGCGACCCGGAGCCCCCGCGTCAGTCCCGCTGGACAAGGGCAGGGCGGAGGAAGGCCTCAACAGCGGGATGGGGTACACCGTCGTCACGGCGATCGCCTGCGGCGGAGTGGGCGTGCTCGCAGGGTTCCTGACAACGCCGGCCGGCGGTTTCGGGGCAGGCCTGGCCTGCGACATCCTCCTCGACGACTGA
- a CDS encoding ferritin-like domain-containing protein, which produces MHTDGFAKWTRRFEEERERRRAEGDPDWGQSATLHPAVWASIQRFQVGEDGDGANLVGKADQAGDADYGQAVRLFIAEEQNHARLLARLLAAGGQPTLTGHWSDTVFVRLRRLMGLRMELLVLMIAEVVALRYYRALRDGTDDSLTADVAGRILSDEQRHVPFHCERLHASLAELPRATRRPVMALWRLLLLAVSLVVAADHGPALRRLNIGRLRFVREIMTSSHTVVSAVLSPTPDAWTSTA; this is translated from the coding sequence GTGCATACGGACGGCTTCGCCAAGTGGACAAGGCGGTTCGAGGAGGAGCGCGAGCGCAGACGCGCCGAGGGTGACCCGGACTGGGGGCAGAGCGCGACGCTGCATCCGGCGGTGTGGGCCAGCATCCAGCGCTTCCAGGTCGGCGAGGACGGTGACGGCGCCAACCTCGTGGGCAAAGCGGACCAGGCCGGAGACGCCGACTACGGGCAGGCGGTCCGGCTCTTCATCGCCGAGGAACAGAACCACGCCCGTCTGCTCGCCCGCCTGCTGGCTGCGGGAGGGCAACCGACGTTGACCGGCCACTGGAGCGACACGGTCTTCGTACGGCTGCGACGCCTCATGGGCCTACGCATGGAACTGCTGGTCCTGATGATCGCGGAAGTGGTGGCGCTGCGTTACTACCGGGCCCTGCGCGACGGCACCGACGACTCGCTCACTGCCGATGTGGCGGGGCGAATACTGTCCGACGAACAGCGCCACGTCCCGTTCCACTGCGAGCGACTGCACGCCTCCCTGGCAGAGCTACCCCGCGCCACGCGCCGCCCGGTGATGGCCCTTTGGCGCCTCCTTCTCCTCGCGGTCTCCCTCGTCGTCGCCGCCGACCACGGCCCCGCGCTGCGCCGCCTGAACATCGGCCGCCTGCGCTTCGTGCGCGAGATCATGACCTCGTCCCACACGGTGGTCTCCGCAGTCCTGTCCCCCACCCCAGACGCATGGACAAGCACGGCCTGA
- a CDS encoding endonuclease/exonuclease/phosphatase family protein, with translation MALTGLPAAFAAPSATAVIAEVYGGGGNSGATLTRDFVELGNAGFTSYDLSDYSVQYLPGTPSAGSQWQVTALSGALAPGARYLVAEGTGSGGTTALPAPDASGAIAMSATSGTLALVAGTTALTCKTAADCAADTRIVDLAGYGSAVVREGSGPAAGASNTASVARAASSADTDDNAADFTAGTPTPVNSSGQTPGSGDGGGDDGGGTDPGTLRVHDIQGTTRLSPYAGRTVTRVPGIVTGVRTSGSLGYWIQDPQPDTDPRTSEGVFVYTGSAAPTVAVGDSVLVTGKVSEYYPSSTSQSATEITAPATTVLSGGNALPGAATLDAGTVPDAYIPDAAGASVESLALQPDVYAQDFYESLEGMRVTFADARVVGATDAYDELWVTVKPEENATTRGGTLYSSYDQPNTGRIEVMSLDASAAFPVANVGDDLSGPTTGPLDYSTYGGYNVQATQLGTLVDNGLKREVTRRQKGDELAVATYNVENLDALDDQEKFDRLAEGVAVNLNSPDVVALEEIQDDNGAVNDGTVTAETTLKRFTDAIRAAGGPRYTWRYIAPTNNQDGGEPGGNIRQVFLFNPKRISFTDRAGGDATTATSVVKTRKGPQLTYSPGRIDPTSDAWDSSRKPLVGEFTFHGEQVFVIANHFTSKGGDQPLHGRYQPPARSSETQRATQAAEVNTFVKSLLAADRNAKAVVLGDLNDYEFSRTVTTLTTDRVLKPLITTLPAAQRYTYVYDGNSQTLDHILTTPSITSFDYDVVHINAEFADQASDHDPQIVRIDVSKCRNH, from the coding sequence CTGGCCCTCACCGGCCTGCCCGCCGCCTTCGCCGCCCCGTCGGCCACCGCGGTGATCGCCGAGGTGTACGGCGGTGGAGGCAACTCGGGGGCGACCCTGACCCGGGACTTCGTCGAACTCGGCAACGCCGGTTTCACGTCCTACGACCTGTCGGACTACAGCGTGCAGTACCTGCCCGGCACGCCGTCGGCCGGCTCCCAGTGGCAGGTGACCGCCCTCAGCGGCGCCCTGGCCCCCGGCGCCCGGTACCTCGTCGCCGAGGGAACGGGCAGCGGCGGCACGACGGCACTCCCGGCCCCCGACGCGAGCGGCGCGATCGCGATGAGCGCCACCTCCGGCACCCTCGCCCTGGTCGCCGGCACCACCGCGCTGACCTGCAAGACCGCCGCGGACTGCGCGGCCGACACCCGGATCGTCGACCTGGCGGGCTACGGCAGCGCGGTCGTCCGGGAGGGCAGCGGCCCGGCCGCCGGCGCCTCCAACACCGCCTCCGTCGCGAGGGCGGCCTCCTCGGCGGACACCGACGACAACGCCGCGGACTTCACGGCCGGTACGCCGACGCCGGTCAACTCGTCCGGTCAGACGCCCGGTTCGGGCGACGGAGGTGGAGACGACGGCGGTGGCACGGACCCCGGCACGCTCCGCGTCCACGACATCCAGGGCACCACACGCCTCTCCCCGTACGCGGGCCGGACGGTCACCCGCGTCCCCGGCATCGTCACGGGCGTCCGTACGAGCGGCTCCCTCGGCTACTGGATCCAGGACCCGCAGCCCGACACCGACCCCCGCACCAGCGAGGGCGTCTTCGTGTACACCGGCTCGGCCGCTCCCACCGTGGCCGTCGGTGACTCGGTCCTGGTCACCGGCAAGGTCAGCGAGTACTACCCGAGCAGCACCAGCCAGTCCGCCACCGAGATCACCGCCCCCGCGACGACCGTCCTCTCCGGCGGCAACGCGCTGCCCGGAGCCGCGACGCTGGACGCCGGCACGGTCCCCGACGCCTACATACCGGACGCGGCCGGCGCGAGCGTCGAATCCCTCGCCCTCCAACCGGACGTCTACGCCCAGGACTTCTACGAATCGTTGGAGGGCATGCGGGTCACCTTCGCGGACGCGCGGGTGGTCGGCGCGACGGACGCGTACGACGAGCTGTGGGTGACGGTGAAGCCCGAGGAGAACGCGACGACGCGCGGCGGCACCCTGTACTCGTCCTACGACCAGCCCAACACGGGCCGGATCGAGGTGATGTCGCTGGACGCGAGCGCCGCCTTCCCCGTGGCGAACGTCGGCGACGACCTCTCGGGCCCGACCACCGGCCCCCTCGACTACTCCACCTACGGCGGCTACAACGTCCAGGCCACCCAACTCGGCACCCTGGTCGACAACGGCCTGAAGCGGGAGGTCACCCGGCGCCAGAAGGGTGACGAGCTCGCGGTCGCCACGTACAACGTGGAGAACCTGGACGCGCTCGACGACCAGGAGAAGTTCGACCGGCTCGCCGAAGGCGTCGCCGTCAACCTCAACTCACCCGACGTCGTGGCCCTGGAGGAGATCCAGGACGACAACGGCGCGGTGAACGACGGCACGGTCACCGCCGAGACGACCCTCAAGCGCTTCACCGACGCCATCCGCGCGGCCGGCGGCCCGCGCTACACCTGGCGCTACATCGCCCCCACGAACAACCAGGACGGCGGCGAGCCCGGCGGCAACATCCGCCAGGTCTTCCTCTTCAACCCCAAGCGGATCTCCTTCACCGACCGCGCGGGCGGCGACGCCACCACGGCCACCAGCGTGGTGAAGACGAGGAAGGGCCCCCAGCTCACGTACTCCCCGGGCCGCATCGACCCCACGAGCGACGCGTGGGACAGCAGCCGTAAGCCGCTGGTCGGCGAGTTCACGTTCCACGGCGAGCAGGTCTTCGTCATCGCCAACCACTTCACCTCCAAGGGCGGCGACCAGCCCCTGCACGGCCGCTACCAGCCGCCGGCCCGCAGCTCGGAAACCCAGCGCGCGACCCAGGCGGCAGAGGTCAACACCTTCGTGAAGTCACTCCTGGCCGCGGACCGAAACGCCAAGGCGGTGGTGCTGGGCGACCTGAACGACTACGAGTTCTCCCGGACGGTCACCACACTGACAACGGACCGGGTCCTCAAGCCCCTGATCACCACACTCCCGGCCGCGCAGCGCTACACCTACGTCTACGACGGCAACTCCCAGACCCTGGACCACATCCTGACGACCCCGTCGATCACGTCCTTCGACTACGACGTCGTCCACATCAACGCGGAGTTCGCCGACCAGGCGAGCGACCACGACCCGCAGATCGTCCGGATAGACGTATCGAAATGCCGTAACCACTGA
- the ligD gene encoding non-homologous end-joining DNA ligase, giving the protein MTPITEVEGRRLALSNLDKVLYPATGFTKGELLHYYATTAEVLLPHLRDRPVSFLRYPDGPDGQVFFAKNVPPGTPDWVTTVEVPRSEGPARMVLVQDLASLMWAANLVTEFHTHQWVIDAPGDADRIVFDLDPGPPATVVDCCEVALWLRERLAADGIEAYAKTSGSKGLHLLAAVRSASSERTTEYAKELAVEAEKAMPRLVVHRMTRSLRPGKVFVDWSQNAARKTTATPYTLRARAEPLVSAPVTWSEVEESGGAERLAFRAEDIGPRVREYGDLLAGLLDAGRAGALP; this is encoded by the coding sequence ATGACGCCGATCACGGAGGTGGAGGGGCGGAGGCTCGCGCTCAGCAACCTGGACAAGGTGCTGTATCCCGCGACCGGGTTCACCAAGGGCGAGCTGCTGCACTACTACGCGACCACCGCCGAGGTCCTGCTGCCCCATCTGCGGGATCGGCCGGTGTCCTTCCTGCGGTATCCGGACGGGCCCGACGGCCAGGTGTTCTTCGCCAAGAACGTTCCGCCGGGTACGCCCGACTGGGTCACCACCGTCGAGGTACCCCGGTCGGAGGGGCCGGCCCGGATGGTGCTCGTACAGGACCTGGCGAGCCTGATGTGGGCCGCGAACCTCGTCACCGAGTTCCACACGCACCAGTGGGTCATCGACGCACCCGGCGACGCCGACCGGATCGTCTTCGACCTCGACCCCGGCCCGCCCGCCACCGTCGTCGACTGCTGCGAGGTCGCCCTGTGGCTGCGGGAACGGCTGGCGGCGGACGGGATCGAGGCGTACGCCAAGACCTCCGGGTCGAAGGGGCTGCACCTGCTCGCGGCGGTGCGCTCGGCCTCCTCCGAACGGACCACCGAGTACGCCAAGGAACTCGCCGTCGAGGCGGAGAAGGCCATGCCCCGGCTCGTCGTCCACCGCATGACGCGGAGCCTGCGACCCGGGAAGGTGTTCGTCGACTGGAGCCAGAACGCGGCCCGCAAGACCACGGCGACGCCCTACACGCTGCGGGCGCGGGCGGAGCCACTGGTGTCGGCGCCGGTGACCTGGAGCGAGGTGGAGGAGAGCGGGGGGGCTGAGCGGCTGGCGTTTCGGGCTGAGGACATCGGTCCGCGCGTGCGGGAGTACGGCGATTTGCTCGCCGGGTTGCTTGATGCGGGGCGGGCGGGGGCGTTGCCGTGA